In Halobacteroides halobius DSM 5150, the genomic window GATGCTTCAATGATTACTCGACGTTTAATAGTAGCTGGTTTTACTCTTAATCAAGCGACGAGCTTATATGGTCAATTTAATGGTATGGCTATGACATTGGTTAGATTTCCTACTGTAATAGCAGCTTCCTTAGCAGTAAACTTAGTGCCTGCTATTTCTGAAGCAGCTACTTTAAAAGAGGACAAGCTAGTAAAAAATAGAATAGCTAAAGCATTTAAGCTAGCATTATATTTATCAATTCCTGCTTCCTTAGGGTTATTTATTTTAGCTAGGCCATTATGTGTTATGATCTTTGGTGTTGCTCAAGCGGCTATTTCATTACGTTATGTAGCTTTAGGGGTAGTCTCGGTTAGTCTACAACAAGTTACTTCTAGTATTTTACAAGGCTTTAATCATCCTAAATTGCCAGCGAGAAATCTTTTTTTAGGAGTCATAGCTAATGCAGGTTTAAATTATTTTTTGACTGCCATGCCTCAGTTAGGTATTAGAGGAGCAGCAATTGGGACTGTAACAGGATTTACTTTAGCTGCTATACTAAATATTATTGCAGTTTTTAAGATTATTAAACCTGATTTTGATTATTATAATTTAATTATTAAGCCTTTATATAGTAGTATTATTATGTCAATGATTGTTTATCTTACATATTATTCTTTAAGTCATTTAGTAGATATAAAGATAATAACTACTTTAACAGCAGTTTTAATAGGAGCTATTAGTTATGGAATGATTTTATTATTTAATGGTGGTCTAACTAAACAGGACTTAGAATTATTACCTAAAATAGGTTCTAAATTAGCTTCTAAGTTAGATAAATTAGGATTAGTGAGGGGATAAGATGTTACAGATAGTCGGTTTAGGAGCAGGGGATTTAAAATTAGTAACTTTAGAGGTTTATCAAAGATTACAAGAGGCGGATAGAGTTTTTCTTAGGACTGAAGTACATCCAGCTGCTAAAGATTTAGTTGCAGAAGGTATTGACTTTGAATCATTTGATTATTTATATCAACAGGCTAATCAGTTTACTCAAATTTATCAGGAGATTGCCAATCAAGTAGTTTCTGTAGCTAGTACCGAGAAAGATGTTGTGTATGCGCTACCTGGTCACCCTTTAGTAGCAGAAGAATCTGTGCAGCTAATTATTGATCAATTAGACGCATCAGAATATCAAATATTAGCCGGGCCAAGTTTTTTGGATACTATATTTACTAGCTTGAATTTAGATCCAATTAAAGGTGTTAAAGTAATTGATGGGTTAAAGTTTTCTAGTAGGGACTTAAATCCAAGAGTTGATACAATAATTAGTCAGGTCTATAACCAAGCTATTGCTTCTGAGGTTAAACTGAAGTTAATGGAAGTCTATCCTGATGAGTTTAAAATTAAAGTGTTACGTGGTGTAGGATTAGAAGAAGAAAAAATAGTAGAAGTGCCATTATATAAATTAGATCGGTTAGAATGGATTGATCACTTAACTTCTGTTTATCTACCTATTGATAAAGATAACTCCCAAGAGTTTAATAGGTTAGTAGAAATTATGGAAATCTTAAGAAGTGATCAGGGTTGTCCTTGGGATATCAAACAAGATTATCAATCTTTAAAGAAATATTTAATTGAAGAGACGTATGAAGTAATCGAACGGATTGAAGAGGAAGATTATTTTGGTTTGGCTGATGAATTAGGTGATTTATTATTACAGGTAGTATTTCAAGCACAAATAGCTAAAGAAGAAGGTAAGTTTACAATTAGAAATGTTATTTCTAATATTGTAGAGAAGATGGTACGCAGACATCCTCATGTTTTTGGTAACTTAGAGGTTGAAGATGCATCGGATGTGATGGATAATTGGGAAGAAATTAAAGCAAAAGAAAAGGCAAAGAAAATTGATCATTTATTGGATGATATCCCTACTCAGTTACCTTCTTTATTACAGGCCCAAAAGATACAAGAAAAAGCTGCTAAAGTAGGTTTTGATTGGCCCGAGCTTACAGGTGCTTTAAATAAAGTAAAAGAGGAACTAGAAGAGTTTGAAGTAGCTTTGAATAATAATAATTCAGATAATATTGAAGAGGAGTTAGGAGATTTAATATTTTCTTTAGTTAATGTAGCACGATTTTTAGAGATTGATGCAGAAACAAGCTTAAGAAAGACAATCCAGAAATTTAAAAATCGTTTTGCCTATCTAGAAGATAAGGTGCAAGAAAAGGGCCAAGAGTTAAACCATTATTCTTTATCTCAGCTAGATGATTTATGGCAAGAAGCTAAGAAAGAATTGAAATAATAGGAGGAAAGGTTATGTCAAAATTAAAAAAGTTAACATTTTTATGTCTTATGTTAGTAATGTTAGTACCGATGGTTGCTCAGGCTAGTGATTATGCTATTAAGGCTAAATCGGCAGTTTTAATGGATGCCCAAAGTGGACAGATTTTATTTAGTCAACGACCTAGTTTAGAGTTGCCACCAGCTAGTATTACTAAAACTATGACACTATTATTAACTATGGAAGCTGTTGATAGTGGAGCAGTAGATTTAAAAGATCAAGTAGAAATCACTCCATTAGCAGAATCAATGGGTGGATCTCAGCTCTGGTTATCAACTGGAGAAATATTCTCACTGAAAGGTCTGATAAAAGCAATTCTTATTCCTTCGGCTAATGATGCTGCTGTAGCTGTAGCACAATATATTGGTGGTACAGAACAAAACTTTGTTCAGATGATGAATCAAAAAGCAAAGCAGTTAGGACTAAAAAATACTCATTTTATGAATCCAACTGGACTCCCAGTAGCAGGAGGAGGTCATTATTCTAGTGCTCGTGATATTGCAGTTATGGTGCGAGAATTAATTACTAATCATAGTCAGATTCTAAAGTGGTCAGATAATCGAGTGGATAAAATTAAAAATGGTACTTTACCACTATATACGACTAATGATTTAATAGGGCATTATCCAGGAGCTGATGGTTTAAAGACAGGTTGGACGCCAGAAGCTGGTTATTGTTTGGTGGGAACGGCTAAAAGAAATGGAAGACGTTTAATCACAGTAGTTATGGGGACAGATAGTGAAGAAGCTCGAGTAGATGAAACTGCAGATTTATTAAATTATGGTTTTAGAGCTTTTCATAAAGTTAGATTGATTAATTCTAAAGTAAAGATTAAAAAGTTACCAGTTAACCAAGGAAAAGAATTAACAGTAACAGTAGAAACAGCTAATAAGTTATCAGTAATTATTAAAAAAGGAAGTAAAAATCAAATCAAAAGAAAGATAGAGATTTCTAAAAACTTACAAGCTCCAGTAAAAAAAGGACAAGTAGTAGGCAGATTAGTCTTTCTTCAACAAGATAAGGAGTTAGGTACAGTAAATCTAGTAACAACTAAAGAGATAAAGCAGGCTAGCTGGTTTGTTTTGGTACTTAGATGGTTACAAGATTTTGTACTAGGTTTTTTAAAATGATTTTAGGCAGGGGGTTACCCCTGCTTTTTTATATTAATTTAGCAGTATTAATTCCTATCCAAGCTACAAATAAGCCTAAGACAAGGCTGATTATGATATTACTAGCTGCTAAAAAAGTACTTTCTTTGTCTAAAAGGCCGATTGTTTTATAAGTAAAAGTTGAAAAAGTAGTTAAAGCTCCTAAAAATCCAGTAGTAATTGCTGTTCTAAAAGTAGGGTGAAATAATTCCTTTTCTTTGGTTATAGTAGCAATAAAACCTAATAGAAAACAACCAATTAAATTTACTACTAAAGTTCCAGCAGGGAAATTTAGATTAAGATTCTTGTTTACTTTTAATGTAATTAGGTATCTCCCGATAGCTCCTAAAAAGCCACCTAAACCAATATTAATGAGTTTAAACATTTTATCTCTCCTTTTAATTAACTTATTACGATTATATATTAATTCTTTTTTAGTTGCAATCAAATCTTATAATAATACTTTTAACAATTGTTTTTTAGCAGATGAATGTAAACTTAAATAAAGGATTAAACTAAAAGAAGAGTTAAGATAAATTTGAAATTATTTAGCAAATTCAATAGGAATTATTTAATAAGTCTTGAATAACAATAAATGGAATATAATAAATGGAGGGATAAGTTTATGAATTACAAAGAAAAATATGAAAAGTGGTTAGAAAATGATTATTTTGATCAAGAAACAAAAGAAGAATTAGAGAAAATTTCTAATGATGAAGAGGAAATTGAAGAAAGATTTTATACTGATTTAGACTTTGGAACAGGTGGTATGAGAGGAATTATTGGTGCTGGTACTAATCGAGTCAATAAGTATACTATTAGAAAGGCTACACAAGGTTTGGCTAACTACATAGCTAAAGAAGGAGATAAGTCTAAAGGTGTTGCTATCTCTCATGATAATAGACATAAATCTCGTCAATTTGCTACTGCGGCTGCTTTAGTATTA contains:
- a CDS encoding putative polysaccharide biosynthesis protein, coding for MSDQKNSLLQGTVILAVAAFISKFLGFIYKAFLARMIGGVGLGLYEKAYPVYTLILTISIVGIPVAISKLVSEKRAEGKDYIADYIFRIALRVSFIFGLVASVTIVILAKPIARYLLADIKVYYSIIAIAPAIFIVSIMATYRGYFQGLRKMKPTGISQVIEQLIRMTTMILLAYLLLPYGVELAAAGAASGAFWGSIGGLITILIIYYRYKPQTATEQKVKDVELPNLKDILVKIFSLALPVTIGALILPLMRLVDASMITRRLIVAGFTLNQATSLYGQFNGMAMTLVRFPTVIAASLAVNLVPAISEAATLKEDKLVKNRIAKAFKLALYLSIPASLGLFILARPLCVMIFGVAQAAISLRYVALGVVSVSLQQVTSSILQGFNHPKLPARNLFLGVIANAGLNYFLTAMPQLGIRGAAIGTVTGFTLAAILNIIAVFKIIKPDFDYYNLIIKPLYSSIIMSMIVYLTYYSLSHLVDIKIITTLTAVLIGAISYGMILLFNGGLTKQDLELLPKIGSKLASKLDKLGLVRG
- the mazG gene encoding nucleoside triphosphate pyrophosphohydrolase translates to MLQIVGLGAGDLKLVTLEVYQRLQEADRVFLRTEVHPAAKDLVAEGIDFESFDYLYQQANQFTQIYQEIANQVVSVASTEKDVVYALPGHPLVAEESVQLIIDQLDASEYQILAGPSFLDTIFTSLNLDPIKGVKVIDGLKFSSRDLNPRVDTIISQVYNQAIASEVKLKLMEVYPDEFKIKVLRGVGLEEEKIVEVPLYKLDRLEWIDHLTSVYLPIDKDNSQEFNRLVEIMEILRSDQGCPWDIKQDYQSLKKYLIEETYEVIERIEEEDYFGLADELGDLLLQVVFQAQIAKEEGKFTIRNVISNIVEKMVRRHPHVFGNLEVEDASDVMDNWEEIKAKEKAKKIDHLLDDIPTQLPSLLQAQKIQEKAAKVGFDWPELTGALNKVKEELEEFEVALNNNNSDNIEEELGDLIFSLVNVARFLEIDAETSLRKTIQKFKNRFAYLEDKVQEKGQELNHYSLSQLDDLWQEAKKELK
- a CDS encoding D-alanyl-D-alanine carboxypeptidase family protein, whose translation is MSKLKKLTFLCLMLVMLVPMVAQASDYAIKAKSAVLMDAQSGQILFSQRPSLELPPASITKTMTLLLTMEAVDSGAVDLKDQVEITPLAESMGGSQLWLSTGEIFSLKGLIKAILIPSANDAAVAVAQYIGGTEQNFVQMMNQKAKQLGLKNTHFMNPTGLPVAGGGHYSSARDIAVMVRELITNHSQILKWSDNRVDKIKNGTLPLYTTNDLIGHYPGADGLKTGWTPEAGYCLVGTAKRNGRRLITVVMGTDSEEARVDETADLLNYGFRAFHKVRLINSKVKIKKLPVNQGKELTVTVETANKLSVIIKKGSKNQIKRKIEISKNLQAPVKKGQVVGRLVFLQQDKELGTVNLVTTKEIKQASWFVLVLRWLQDFVLGFLK
- the crcB gene encoding fluoride efflux transporter CrcB — its product is MFKLINIGLGGFLGAIGRYLITLKVNKNLNLNFPAGTLVVNLIGCFLLGFIATITKEKELFHPTFRTAITTGFLGALTTFSTFTYKTIGLLDKESTFLAASNIIISLVLGLFVAWIGINTAKLI